A segment of the Solanum lycopersicum chromosome 9, SLM_r2.1 genome:
AACCCATTTGAGCTCAAAGTAAACTTGCACGGTTCAAGACCCAATCCAATTTTTATTCAACCCATTATAATGTTTCCAATTTAACTCAACCTACCCATTTGATACCCTTAATTACACcctatttttgaaatatattttcattttattaatataaaaaacataattatttttttacacttTATCCATAATACTAAATACtagtttttaaattatttttcaaaacttaataCTAAACGCAATTAATAAGGATAATGTACTTAAAATATCTATgttaataagtaatttttttaatgaatatgtccaattaaattgtaaaaagaaaaaatgaaggaagAAAGTAATAATGCCACCAATATATGTTGGTAAgcataatattttcattagttAATGAAGACTTGGAATGTAACTCCGAATCAGTGTGGGCTCTGTCTGGTTCGGACACGaggtaaaaaatttaaaaaaatttcaaatcaatgTTTTTTTGTAACTCACCTGTaacaaaacacaaaaattatatttgtatgctataattATACTTTATAATTTgcttcataacaaacataaatatgtatatttcgctatacatatacaaacaaaaaaataaatgtataatttgttatacaaatataaagaaACCAGTTGAataaattgttatatatatacaaaagaaaatagttgTATACAAAAGATcagttgtataatttgtgtatatataaaacgagaaagagagacaaaagaaaattgagcaggagaatatttgtattatataattataagtgtatagaccgaaaatacatatatttgcacgtgtatatacaattttctctcgttttataaaaaaacgcaatttatacatttcgtttctatttgtataagcgagagaggcgagggtaGAAAACGAGGTCTGGGAGAGTGGCGAACGAGATATGGGAGAGGGaaacgaatatatatatataaaatttttcttGCTTTATATAAAACccaacacattttatacatttgtgtttgtataaaaatgaGAGGGAGCGAGCGAGCGCGAGAGGGAGAGTGGTGAGTAAGAGTTTGAGGGAGAAAGGCGACAAACAAACAGTTTGTTTACaaggcacaattaaatcaaagtatttttataacatttaatttgaattattagtttatcgttatatacaatttttcctttaaaaagtGGGACAGTCTTTACTATGCTAGAGGCATGCGTACTTTATGcatttctaatttttaatttataaaaaaatataataacataaaaattataaaaagtgcATTAACACttgtagaaaaatttaaaatacaattaaagaaattcatttagaaaacaaaacttctaacatgattttatgttaggataaaggaaaaaaatggcATAATATActcttaacattttttttttagagttgATATATCATCGTTATAAAAATGACTTGTATATACCCATATCATTGCAAAGTGATTCAGTATACTCCTTTTATGTAATAAAAGTgaattgttttaaatttattgtttgatttttatattatttaaaaaatttctatagGGATATATATGATCCTTctcacattttttcttttacttttttgattattattatttaagtttcttattcttattttattttttcgcattctttactataaaaatatgataaatacatagaaaaaaatatgaatgagAAAAAGAGAAGGATCATATATTGAAactacaaataaattaaaaatactataatagatactccaaataaataaatagatctTCTGTATTGTTAGATGGAGTGTCTATTATagtatcttttaatttaaaacttaattaattaaagccTAGAGCAAAACCCAAAGTTGTTCAGTCACCATATGCCTAGGACTTACATTATacctatatttaaaaaatgttataaaatatatcatattaaatttaacattttgttaatatataaaatatatttatatacatgtAAAGTTATTCGGTTTGATTCAaaaattttttgagttttttttgataatttgaaaGACCATCACTATTGTTTGAACGATTATACACTTTAATTATTATCCAtgatttaactaaaaaaatgatatcaatCATTTCGATTCgatcaatttttcatattattttgacACCCCTACCTTATATGCTTATGTTGGCAATGGAGGTACAAGGACTAGTTCATGTGGTCAATACATGTATCTATGTTGGTGAGATGGAACACATGCAAAGTCACACTACAACTCACATTAGTGAATTATTGTGCTCctgtttagttttaattttaattgaagtGGGAGAAGAAATGAATTGCTTTTAAATGGTTGATTAACAGGTGAAAGTAAATCAAAGATCCCTTATGCAAATCTTAGGAGTAGTCATGGAGTGTTGAATATGTTGAGCTGGGGTATTTTGATACCAATTGGGGTCATGGTTGCTAGATACTTTAGGCAATATGATCCAATATGGTTTTATACTCACACAACTATTCAATCAATTGCCTCTCTCCTTGGATTTTCTGGTATTGTATGTGGTTTTGTTCTTGAAGATCGTCTTAGCGCTCATGTTGATAAACACAAAGCCATTGGCATCTTCATTCTTGTTCTTGCTTGCTTGCAGGTTTCTTCATCTACCTGTTTTTACTATCTTATcttatgaattatatatattattataaaataatgttgattctctctctctctctctctctctctatatatatatatatatatatatatatatatatggttagGTCATTGCATTTTTGGCTCGACCAGGAAAGGAATCAAAAGTAAGAAAATATTGGAATTGGTACCATCAGATATTGGGAAGGGTTTTGATAATTTTGGCAGCAGCAAATATTTTCTATGGAATCCATTTAGGAGGTGCAGGGACTGCTTGGAATGTTGGTTTTGCTGTTACTCTTGTTGCATTATTCAGCATTTCTATCGTTCTAGAAATAAGGTTGTGGATGACTAAGTAAATTACTCCTTCATCCTTTTCATTTCTATTCTTCTTccaacaaatattatatattcttttatgttttattttctcACGTTTGGTTgtcttaaatatttcaaaaaaatgttttccaaataaacttatttttcacaaatttaaggaaaatgacttccctttaaaaataaggaaaaaattatcCAAAATCATTATGAACCTCATACCTTAACTTTCCATCCTAACTTAAGTTTCAAATCTTGATTTCTAATACCAATCCTAAATCTGACTCCTGATTCTCAATTCGAGACCAGACACATGATCTCGATTTGAGACCCAACCCTCGAGTTTTAGATTGAGTCATTGTTGAATCTCAAGTTAGAAATAAAGGTCAAATTTTGAGTTAGGGTTGGCGTCTACTCCCGGGTCTAGGTCGGGTCTCTAGTCAGGGTTAGGTCTCGGGTTGAGGTCGAGTCTCAAGTTGGGTATGAGTTTGGGTGCTAAAGTCTGGTGTCAGGGTTGGGGTCTGGTCTAAGATCAGGTCTCGGTATCGGGTCTTGAATTAGGTCTTGGGTCGAGTCTCATGTCTTTGGTCAGGGCCGATGTTGGGTTCTCAGGTTTGCGTTGGATCTCGGGTCTCAAGTCGGGTGTTGGGTCTTGGGGTTGGGGTCGTGTCACGACTTAAAGTACACCCTACGTGACATGATGAATATATTCCCAAAAGATCCTAAACAAACCACTTGACCTAAACATGACATAAAAGAAGTACTACAAGAGAGAATAGGTAACATAAGTCTCATATCATATAAGAAATCTAAACATAAGTGCCGAGAACTGAATCGTGTCTGACATAGCCTTTCTTTCAACATAAAAGTGATCCAGACGTAACCCATACACCACGTACAATTCTGAAACgaaaagacaataaaataactaaaacatCCACAATCTTGTCCTCAGAGCCGGAGGAATCGTAAATACAATGTGCTAATGAAACAATCCAAGCTATTTACGAGCGGAAGGAGGAGCATCATACCCTATATTATGAGACAATATAGACACAAGTATGCATTAGTAAGATAagtgtactaagtatgagaaaATGCATAAGATGTAGGCATGATAGACGATAATTCTAAACATAATATGCAAGACcaagtaaaatataataaagcttttagaaacaaataaaaaaacataaacaaggtCAATGCATACTTAAAGAACGTAATTCATTTATGGGATATATACCATTAACCAACAGTAAGACAATGTGAGATATAACATGGAATTTGGCATGACCCTCACACCGAAAAGGAGAATCTACTTGCCAGTGTATAACTCTATCACATTCATTATTTGCTAAAGTTTATCCACTTGTTAGGTCATTTAAGACAATCCTATTGAGGCACATAGTTTGAGACAATATAAATTTCTGCTAAAGACCGAAATTCTACTAGTAGTAGGACCTCAATTTCAAAGTCCTCCCGCTGCTAAGTAAAATCcaacataaaatacataatcacattcatattGAAATACTTGGAATAGTAGGCATCTAGTCATATCAATCCAATCATGAGTCCAAATTAGTAGCTCCTTTCAATCTGATTTCGTAAAACTTTCATAGTAGACACTTACCTTTCTAAGCATCTAAATCAAGATTCCATTCAAttatgagaaaacctttcacaaatTATTGATACTTTATCTTAAAATCATCCTTTAGTTGTAAATCATTCTATGAATAAGACACACATAAATCTTTAATCATATTCTTGATTATAGTTCACAAATTCATAAGCATTGTTAATAA
Coding sequences within it:
- the LOC101247358 gene encoding cytochrome b561 and DOMON domain-containing protein At3g07570, encoding MGFSKDGKMVGSSAIVGWISNDGSSTMKRYYLGGQSSAQVVPDEGNLQLVNMTSSIIAENSRIYMAFQLSTAVTPTNRLIYSLGPNGRLPSPINYQLSQHRAHISTFFDYNSGESKSKIPYANLRSSHGVLNMLSWGILIPIGVMVARYFRQYDPIWFYTHTTIQSIASLLGFSGIVCGFVLEDRLSAHVDKHKAIGIFILVLACLQVIAFLARPGKESKVRKYWNWYHQILGRVLIILAAANIFYGIHLGGAGTAWNVGFAVTLVALFSISIVLEIRLWMTK